The proteins below are encoded in one region of Bacteroides uniformis:
- a CDS encoding DUF4141 domain-containing protein: MRRILFVLCISAACFCHEAKAQWVVTDPGNLAQGIINSAKQIIQTSTTANNTLNGFKETAKVFEQGKKYYDALKSVHNLVKDARKVQQTVLLVGDISEMYVTNYQKMLSDPNFTPGELNAIAFGYTKLLEESSGLLEELKTVVNANGLSMSDKERMDVIDRVYRDVKDYRNLVAYYTNRNISVSYLRAKEKNDTKRILSLYGSANERYW; encoded by the coding sequence ATGAGAAGAATCTTATTTGTGCTCTGCATCAGTGCAGCGTGCTTCTGCCATGAGGCGAAAGCGCAATGGGTGGTTACCGATCCCGGAAATCTGGCGCAAGGTATCATCAATTCTGCCAAGCAGATTATACAGACTTCGACGACTGCCAACAATACGCTGAACGGTTTCAAGGAAACGGCAAAGGTGTTTGAACAGGGAAAAAAATATTACGACGCACTGAAATCTGTACACAATTTAGTGAAGGATGCCCGGAAGGTGCAACAGACGGTATTGCTCGTCGGGGATATTTCGGAAATGTATGTGACGAACTATCAGAAGATGCTATCCGACCCGAATTTTACACCGGGGGAACTGAACGCCATCGCTTTCGGATATACGAAGTTGCTGGAAGAAAGCAGCGGACTGTTGGAGGAACTGAAAACGGTAGTCAACGCAAACGGGCTGTCGATGAGCGACAAGGAACGCATGGACGTGATAGACCGGGTGTACAGGGATGTGAAGGATTACCGCAATCTGGTGGCGTACTACACGAACCGGAACATCTCGGTTTCTTACCTGCGTGCGAAAGAGAAAAATGATACCAAAAGGATTTTGTCCTTGTATGGAAGTGCTAACG